DNA sequence from the Rhodothermales bacterium genome:
TTCGCGGTCAGATGTTGAGGCAGGAATTTGAGAACAACCTTCCGGCCTAGAGAGAGGTCTTCGGCGATGTATACCACGCCCATCCCGCCCGCGCCGAGACGTTCGAGAATTCTGTAGTGTGATATCGTTTCACCCGGACGCATCGAGCCTTCAGATTTGTTCGCAACTCACCAGGTACCGGAAAAAATTACGGGTAACCGCCGTCACGCCGGAAGGACTCCGAGGTATTCCGCCACCTTGCCGGGACATGATCCTGGATACTCGCGACAGTCATGCTTCGAGCAGGGATCCGCCCGTCAGCCGACCCGCCGACCGCGAAATCGTTAGCGACGGATCTTCGTCCGAACCGGCAGTGACCCGGGCTACTACGTCGCCTGGAGAGATGCCTAAGCGGGCTCGGTGCTTTCCTTATAGCTGGCAACGGCTTCTTCGACCGTATCGTAGTCGTCGAAGACCGGACCGAGCAGACGTGTCATGAGGAACAGGTTCTTGATGCGCTTCTTGAGACAAGCTATTCGGACGTCTCCACCGGCGTTCCGCATGGATGTAAGTGCACCGATTAGCGCTCCTATTCCGGTGGAGTCGATCATGTCAGTTCCTGACAGATCAACAACCAGCTTCGTCTTTCCCTGTTCTTTGAGCGTTTGGATCGCGTCCCTGAACGCATCGCCGTCAACGCTTCCGAGGAACTTCCCCTTCATCTCCATCACTGTGGCGTAATAGTGATCGCTCGTCTTGAATTTCATTTCGACTCTCCTTGGGCCAGATCAGTGCTAATTATGCTGATAATACGCAAAATATACTAGTTGCCGTCAAGTAATTGCATCTGCCAGATATCCCTTTTGTTGGCCATCACGATCGGTGAAATCGCGACGAGTCCGGTCTTTCCGATACTCTCCTCCAGATACGATAGCTCCTCCAGCTTGGCTCTCGTAGCGGCATCCGCCGCCGGCTTGAATCCGGCCTCGCGCAGTAACATGACGCCCTTCACCTTGATCGATAGCTCGACCTGTATTCGCAGCCAGCACAACATGTCGGCGATGATCTCGCCTGAGAAATGCTCACGCAGAGACTGGAGGTACCGCCCGACGCGGGTGTCAGAGATATTTCCTGTCTTGATGAGCTCGAGAAGCTCCTGGTCGGAGTCGAATCCGACGCCAAGCCAGTCCCTCGTGTATTTCTCACTTTGCTGGAAGACCACGGAAATGATAATCGGAAAAACTAGAACGAGTATGAGTGTGCCGACTATCGGGGGAAGAAACAAGTGATTGAAGGCCGAGTGAATGGCAAAGGCCACGATCAATCCAGGCAGCATGAATCCGACCCTGGACTCTTCACGACGCTCGGACATCGTCTTCGTGATTATGGCGAAGACGGCTGTGGCGCCACCATGCATGATCGCCGTCCCGAATCCTCTGACAATCCAGGTAAATATCGTCGCCGAACCAAGGGCCTGGAGATAGTAGACGTTCTCCACAACAGCGAACCCTGCACCCACCGCGAATCCGTAGATAGCAGCGTCAACCATAAAACCGGTTCGACGTGATTTTATGAGGAAGACGATGAAGAGCGCTTTGGAGGTCTCTTCGACTAACGGCGCGATATACCGAAAGAGCGCCTCCGGGCTCGGCTCAATGAGCGCTACAATCTGGCTGTTGACGAGATAACAAACGCCGGCCACGATTGCTCCGATAACTATCGTCCGAACGACCTGCCTAAGAGATACCAGCTTAAAGCTGTCCAGCCAGATGAGGACAACCAGAAAAAGCATCACGGGCGAGAGGCTTACCGCGATCCGAATAAGAACGCCAAGATCAATCAAACCATTGCCTCACGGTAACTCCCGCTGTTCTGCAAAACGGGTATGGGCAAACTGCGAGCGCCTGACGATCTGCAATAGAGCCCGAAGCACCTAGTCAAGAATCTTGACGGACAGCATAAACTCGTCACTCAT
Encoded proteins:
- a CDS encoding PrsW family intramembrane metalloprotease, whose product is MIDLGVLIRIAVSLSPVMLFLVVLIWLDSFKLVSLRQVVRTIVIGAIVAGVCYLVNSQIVALIEPSPEALFRYIAPLVEETSKALFIVFLIKSRRTGFMVDAAIYGFAVGAGFAVVENVYYLQALGSATIFTWIVRGFGTAIMHGGATAVFAIITKTMSERREESRVGFMLPGLIVAFAIHSAFNHLFLPPIVGTLILVLVFPIIISVVFQQSEKYTRDWLGVGFDSDQELLELIKTGNISDTRVGRYLQSLREHFSGEIIADMLCWLRIQVELSIKVKGVMLLREAGFKPAADAATRAKLEELSYLEESIGKTGLVAISPIVMANKRDIWQMQLLDGN
- a CDS encoding STAS domain-containing protein encodes the protein MKFKTSDHYYATVMEMKGKFLGSVDGDAFRDAIQTLKEQGKTKLVVDLSGTDMIDSTGIGALIGALTSMRNAGGDVRIACLKKRIKNLFLMTRLLGPVFDDYDTVEEAVASYKESTEPA